The genomic stretch AGCGCCACGATGCGGTCGGCGAGCGTCATCGCTTCGACCTGGTCGTGCGTCACATAGATCATCGTGGTGCCGAGCTCACGGTGGAGGCGCTCGATCTCGAGCCGCATCTGCACCCGCAGCGCCGCATCGAGATTCGATAGCGGCTCGTCGAACAGGAATACTTTCGGGTTGCGCACGATGGCGCGACCGATGGCGACGCGCTGACGCTGCCCGCCCGACAGCTGCGCCGGGGATCGGCCGAGCAGCTCGTTGAGCCTGAGGATTCGCGCCGCTTCCTTGACCCGCTTGTCGATCTCGTCCCGACTGAGGCGCGCCAGCTTCAGGTTGAAGGCGATGTTGTCGTAGACGTTCATGTGTGGGTAGAGCGCGTAGGACTGGAACACCATGGCGATGCCCCGCTCCGACGGCTCGGCGAAGGTCACGTCCTCGCCGTCGATCAGGATATCGCCATCGCTCACCGTCTCGAGGCCGGCGATCATCCGCAGAAGCGTCGACTTGCCCGAACCCGAGGCGCCGACGAACACCACGAACTCGCCCTTGTCGATGCTCAGATCGACGCCCTTGATGACGTCGACCGTGCCGAACGACTTGCGCACATTCCTGAGCTCGACCGCGGCCACTAGCAGCCCCTGCCCGTCGACCGCGACGTCATCACCAGCTTCATGCTACCCCTCCGTTGAGATATTATTGAGCGACGATGATATCTCAAGTCAAGGCGTCAACTCGGCCTTCCAGCGCCCAAACCCGGCCACATCGCGTGATCTGGTAGCTCGCGAGCTGCACAGAAACCTGTGTTCTCTGCAGTTTTGCTGAGATTTCCAAAGCGCCAGTTGATATACTAAAGTCCGAACACGCAGCTCGATCTATTCACCGGTGAAAATGTCTGACGTCCGCAACGACAACGAAGGGTACCGCCGCTTCCGCAAGGCGATGAATGACGGCACGCTGGAGGCTGGCATGGTGGTGACCCAGTCGGAGCTCTGCGACCTGCTTGGATTGTCGCTGTCGCCGCTGCGCGAGACGCTGGTGCTGCTCGAGGAATTCGGCCTGGTCGAGATCAAGCCGCGCGCCGGCATCAAGATCGTCTACCCGGAGGTGGCGTTCATCCGCGAGAACTACCAGTTCCGCATCATGATCGAGATCTTCGCACTGAAGAGCTTCGGTGACACCGTGTCGGACGCCTGGCTGGCCGACATGCGCTCGAGCCACGAACAATGCCGCATCAGCCTCACCGACGGCAGCCCGTTCGAGGCGGCGCACATCCCGTTCCTCGAGCTCGATGGCCGGATGCACCGCGAGATCGTCGCCTCGCTCGGCAATCGCGCCATCCTCGATACGCACGAGCGCCTGCAGGAGAACATCCGCATGGCGCAGCGCGTCCACCGCCGCCCCGGCTTCCGCGGCTATCTGGTCGACACCGTGGACGAGCACATGCGCGTCATCGCGGCGCTGGAACAGCGGGATGTGGCTGGAGCGATTGCGGCGATGGAAGGCCACTTCCGCGCCTCGACGCATCGGACGTTCGCGGCCTGATTCCCGACTGCGAGAGAGGACCCCCTCCCGGCCTCCCCCATGAAGGGGGAGGTGAAGATTCGAGGCTCTGTCTTCGATCGTGCCAAACGCACCGGCGGGGCACCTCCCCCTTCATGGGGGAGGATGGGAGGGGGCCGTCTGTCTCGGCTGACTCACCCCTACACAAACATCCCCAGATGCCGCTGCAGCGCTGCGTTGAAATGCGCCACCAGGGCCGCCTCGGCCCGGTCGGGGTCGCGCGCTTCGCACGCCTCGATGATTTCGAGGTGTTCACGGATCGAGCGTTGCGCCAGCGGGGCTGTGAGCTTGCGGTCGAGCCGGACCAGGCGCAGGTAGGTGTGCATGCGCCGGTAACTGGTCTCGATCAGGGCGTTCCTCAGGATCGCGATGATCGAGTTGTGCAGCAGGCTCTCCAGCGCCTCGAGCTCTTCCATCGTCGCCATGGTGAGCCCCGACGTCTCGATCTGCTTTGATACGGCGCGGTGCCGGTCGCCCAGCTCGCCGATCAGGTCTTCGTCGCCCAGTTCGGCAAAAGTGCGCACGGCCGCCCGCTCGATGATGGTGCGGAACTGGTAGGTCGATTTGGTGAGCTCGAGTCCCGGCTTGACGAACTGGATGCCGGAGCGCGGATGGATGGTGAGGATGCCCTCGACTTCCAGCGTCCGCAGCGCATCGCGCAACGGCGCCACCGGAATGCCGAGCAGCTTCACCAGATCGTTCTGCGACACGAAAGCGCCGGCCGGCAGCCGTCGGTCGAACAGGTTTTCCAGGATCCGTGTGTAGGCCAGATCGCTCAACCGCCCGGCCGGTTGAGACTCGCTCGGGCCGGTCACGGCGTCCTCATTCACAGCCACTTGTGCGTCCGCTTTCATTGCTCTATTAGCATCACCGTCTGATATATCAGATGTTCATGTTAGTCGATCAGAGATCGCCAGCCTATGCGCATTTCGGAATTCCGCATCACCCGTTTCCAGTTTGCCCGCGACCGCGTGATCGGCGACAGCCAGGTCCGCGCCGACGACGTGAACATAGCGGCGCTCGAACTGATTGCCGATACCGGCGCGGTCGGGTTGGGGTTTATCCAGACCTTGTTTTTCCCGCTGCCCGATCAGGCCGAGATCGAGCGGGTCTTCCGCTCGGAAGTCTGGCCCGGCCTCGAAGGCCAGCCACCCGCCGGGCTGGTGCATCGCGTCGGCCGGCCGCGCGGCGGCAACCAGCGCGCCACCACCCTCCCCTTCCATGAAGCGCTGCAGGTCGCGCTCTGGGATCTCGCCGCCAAGCAGGTGAACCTGCCGCTGCACCGGCTGCTGGGCAGCCGTCGCGACAAGGTCGAGGCCTATGCCTCGGGCCTCGATTTCCACCTTTCGGACGATGACTTCGCGAAATTCTTCGGCCATGCCGACGCGATCGGCTACCGCGCCTTCAAGATCAAGGTCGGCAGCCCGGATTTCGACTGGGACCTCAACCGCCTGAACATTCTCAAAGAGGTGGTCCGCAAGGACGCCCTGGTGATGATCGACGCCAACGAGGCCTGGGGCGCCAAGGAGGCGCTGGTGAAGCTCACCGCCATCCGCGATGCCGGCCACGAACTGCTCTGGGTCGAAGACCCGATCCTGCGCACCGACTATGCCGGGCTCAGGATGCTGAAGGACGCGGCCAACTGGACGCTGATCAACTCCGGCGAATATCTCGACGCCCACGGCAAGCGCCTGCTGATGGAACAGGACGCGACCGATATCCTCAACGTCCATGGCCAGGTCACCGACGTGATGCGCATCGGCTGGCTCGCCGCCGATCGCGGCATTCCGGTCAGCCTCGGCAACACCTTCCTCGAGGTGGGCATCCACATGGCCTGTGCGCTCCCCGAAGTGCAGTGGCTCGAATACTCGTTTCAGAACTTCGACCACCTGGTCGACCAGCCGGTCGAGATCCGTGACGGCTGGGCCTATGCCCCCGATCGCCCCGGCCACGGCCTGGTGCTGAACGAAACCGCCCGCCGCGAGTGGGCCCGCCCCAACCTCTTGCCGCGCTCCGAGCTCGGCGAAGCCCCGTTCAATCCGCGCGTCGCCCAGGCGCTGCGCGCGGCCTGAAGTCCAAGCGAGTTCTGTCATCCAGGGAGGAGACATCCAAATGAATCTTCTGCGCACCACCGTGGCGCTCTCGGCGATCCTCGTCGCCGGCGCCGCTCTTGCCCAGGACGGTGCCATCACCGTCTGGGCCGACGCCACCCGCCAGCCGGCGGTCGAAGCGTTCATCGCCGCCCATCCGGAAGTGCCGGTCAACTTGGTGCTCGACGATGGCTCGTCGGGCGCCTCGGGCACCTTCCAGACCAAGATCAGCCTCGCCGACCAGGCCAATGAAGGCTGGCCGGACGTGGTGTTCTCCACCCAGAACAACGACGCCGCCTGGGCCGCCCGCGAGAACAACGGCGCCCAGGCCTTCGCCCAGGTGCTGAACGAGGGCTTCCTCGACCAGGCCTTCCTCGATGGCTTCACCCCGGGCGCACTCGACCCGGTAACCGTCGACGGCAAGGTCTACGGCCTACGCAACGACCTCGCGCCGGTGCTGTTCTGGTACAACAAGACCCTGCTCGATCAGTTCGGCTACGCCGCCCCGACCACCTGGGAAGAGTACCAAGCGCTGGGCGACAAACTCGCCGCCGAGCACCCCGGCTACTTCCTCGGCGCCATCGGCGACGCCTTCCAGGGCCCGTACATCTATTACTGGAGCGGCGAAGCGCCGATCTTCCAGCTCGAAGGCGAAACCTTCAAGTCCGACACTTCGGCGCCGAACGCGGTGAAGGTCTCCAACCTCATCGACCACATGGTCGCCAACAAGACGCTGACGCTCGACAGCGTGTTCGGCGCCAATTTCGTCGCCAGCGCGGCCAATCTCGTCGCCATCCCCGGTCCCGCCTGGTACTCGGGCGCACTGTTCCAGAACCCCGGTGGCGTCAATGCCAAGGCCGGCGACTGGGTCGCCGCGCCGCCACTGAAATGGGCCGATGGCGCTGCGGTCACCGGTAATGTCGGCGGCGGCGTCTGGTACGCGTCGAGCCACACGAAAAACCCCGAGGCGGTGAAGACCTTCCTCAAGTTCGTCATCAGCGACACCAAGGTCGCGGGCACCGGCGGCCTGCCGGCCTATCAGGCGGCGGCCGATGCCTGGCTCGACGCGCAGGCGGCGAGCGGCTTCTACGCCGGCGACTTCAAGGCTGCGATCCAGACGGCCGCTTCGAGCGTCTGGAACGGCTGGGGCTACCCCAACTTCTCGCCCGAAACCGCCTGGGCCAAGGTCGTCACCCCCGGCCTCGCCGCCGGCAAGACCATGACCGACCTCGCCGCCGACTGGCAGCAGGAAATGAAGAACGAAGCCCAGGTCGTCGGCTACACGGTCGAGTGATCCCTTCACCTCTCCCTTGGGGGAGAGGTCGACGCGAAGCGTCGGGTGAGGGGGCCTTGCGGAACGCGCAGTAAGGCCCCCTCACCTCAGCTTCGCTAGGCGGCCAAGCCGCCAAGCTTCGCTATCCTCTCCCCCAAGGGCGAGGAGGCGTTTCGGGCGACGCGCGTTGCCCAAGGATGAACGTCTAGTGCCTGGAGCCGCCTGAAGTGAGCACGATCGAACATAGCGCTGCCACTGTCGCCCTCGAACGCCCCAGGAAGGGCATGAGCGTCGAGCGCGCCCAGGGCCGCATCGGCGTGCTGTTCGCCACCCCCTACACGCTGTTCCTCATCGCCTTCGGCATCCTCCCGGCGCTCTACGCCATTTATCTCGCCTTCACCAGGAAGGGCGCGTTTGTCGGCTTCGACAATTTCCTCAAGGTGTTCAAGGACTACCGTTTCTGGCCCGCCGTCGAGCATGTCGGCATCTTCATCGTCGTCTGGCTGGTGCTGCTGGTCGTGCTGGTGGTGACCCTCGCCATCCTCGTTCACTCGATCGGCTTGCGCTGGTTCTCGGGCGCCATGCGCTTCATCTACTATATCCCCGGCGCGCTGGCCGGCGCCTCGAGCGTCATGCTCTGGCTGTTCGTTCTAGATCCCACCGTCAGCCCGGTGTCGTGGCTGCTGCAGGCATTGGGGATCGAGAGCTTCGTTGGCGCCGTTGACGCCAGCCGCCTGCCGATCGTCCTCGCGGTGATCGCCTTCTGGACCGGCGCCGGCGGCTGGATCGTCATCATGTACGGGGCGCTCAACAACATCAGTAAGGACGTGATCGAAGCCGCCCGCGTCGATGGCGCCGGCCCGGTGCGTATCGCCTGGTCGATCCAGATCCCGCTGATGCGCAAGTGGATCGCCTACATGGTGATCATGAGCTTTGCCGGCGGCACCCAGCTCTTCGTCGAGCCCCGCGTCTTGGCGCAGGCCAGCCGCGGCGTAGTGGGGCAGGACTATTCACTGAACCAGCTCGCCTTCCTCTACGCCTTCAAGCAGAACGATTTCAATGGCTCGGCGGCGATCTCGCTGGTGCTGCTGGCCGTCGCTGTCGCCCTTTCCATCTACTTCGTCTTCAAGGGTGGCCTGTTTGAGCGCGCCTAACTCGGAAATCGTCGGCACCCGCTTCAAGGACCTGACACCGGCTGCCTGGCTGGGTCGCGCCTTCGCCGTGCTGGTCCTCATCGTCTTTGCGCTGTTCTTCGTCGTGCCGCTCGTCTGGCTGCTGATCGCGCCGACGAAGACCGATCGCCAGCTGCTGCTCGAGGCGCCGTTCGCGCTGGGCGACATGGGCACGCTGCTTGCCAACTGGCAGAGTCTGATGACCTTCCAGGGCGGGCTGATCTGGACCTGGATCGGCAATTCGGTGTTCTATTGCGTCGCCGCCCTGGTGATCACTCTCGCGATCTCGATTCCCGCCGGCTACGCCCTGGCGATGACCGAGTTCCGTGGCCGCAGGCTGCTGCTGGTGGTGACGCTGATCGTCATGCTGATCCCCTCCACCGCCCTGGTGCTGCCGATCTTTCTCGAGCTGAGCGCGGTGCGGCTGATCGGCAATCCGCTCTCGGCCATCCTGCCCTTCTCGTTCTACCCGTTCGGCGTCTACCTCACCTACATCTACTTCTCGACGGCGGTGTCGCGCGACCTGCTCTCGGCGGCGCGCCTCGACGGGGCAAGCGAGTGGCAGGTGTTCATGAAGATCGCCATGCCGCTGAGCACGCCGGTGATCGCGCTGGTCGGCTTCTTCAGCTTCACCGGCAACTGGAACAACTATTTCCTGCCCTATGTGACGCTGCCCGGCCGCAAGGCGCCGATCCAGGTCGGCCTCGCCGAGCTGCTGTCGAACGTGCCGGCCTTCAATCCCACCAACGCCGCTTCGACCACCATCACGCTGTCGGCGCTGGCGCTCGCGACGCTGCTCGCCATCGCCCCGGTGCTGCTCGTCTTCCTGTTCGCGCAGCGCTACCTCGTATCCGGCATGACTGCCGGCGGCACCA from Devosia sp. A16 encodes the following:
- a CDS encoding GntR family transcriptional regulator, translated to MSDVRNDNEGYRRFRKAMNDGTLEAGMVVTQSELCDLLGLSLSPLRETLVLLEEFGLVEIKPRAGIKIVYPEVAFIRENYQFRIMIEIFALKSFGDTVSDAWLADMRSSHEQCRISLTDGSPFEAAHIPFLELDGRMHREIVASLGNRAILDTHERLQENIRMAQRVHRRPGFRGYLVDTVDEHMRVIAALEQRDVAGAIAAMEGHFRASTHRTFAA
- a CDS encoding ABC transporter ATP-binding protein, producing the protein MAAVELRNVRKSFGTVDVIKGVDLSIDKGEFVVFVGASGSGKSTLLRMIAGLETVSDGDILIDGEDVTFAEPSERGIAMVFQSYALYPHMNVYDNIAFNLKLARLSRDEIDKRVKEAARILRLNELLGRSPAQLSGGQRQRVAIGRAIVRNPKVFLFDEPLSNLDAALRVQMRLEIERLHRELGTTMIYVTHDQVEAMTLADRIVALDNGRIQQVGPPLDLYARPNNLFVAGFIGSPKMNLLPAKVLSTADGKATMGLETGSGTKVDLAARGASVGDAVTLGVRPETLEVVARGAAVPAGLTALPARVESVERLGNITYAYLDGGTPEVITVQVMGHSDLEPGQEVQVGLRADRVHVFDAAGAVMASAVGR
- a CDS encoding GntR family transcriptional regulator; this translates as MAVNEDAVTGPSESQPAGRLSDLAYTRILENLFDRRLPAGAFVSQNDLVKLLGIPVAPLRDALRTLEVEGILTIHPRSGIQFVKPGLELTKSTYQFRTIIERAAVRTFAELGDEDLIGELGDRHRAVSKQIETSGLTMATMEELEALESLLHNSIIAILRNALIETSYRRMHTYLRLVRLDRKLTAPLAQRSIREHLEIIEACEARDPDRAEAALVAHFNAALQRHLGMFV
- a CDS encoding ABC transporter substrate-binding protein codes for the protein MNLLRTTVALSAILVAGAALAQDGAITVWADATRQPAVEAFIAAHPEVPVNLVLDDGSSGASGTFQTKISLADQANEGWPDVVFSTQNNDAAWAARENNGAQAFAQVLNEGFLDQAFLDGFTPGALDPVTVDGKVYGLRNDLAPVLFWYNKTLLDQFGYAAPTTWEEYQALGDKLAAEHPGYFLGAIGDAFQGPYIYYWSGEAPIFQLEGETFKSDTSAPNAVKVSNLIDHMVANKTLTLDSVFGANFVASAANLVAIPGPAWYSGALFQNPGGVNAKAGDWVAAPPLKWADGAAVTGNVGGGVWYASSHTKNPEAVKTFLKFVISDTKVAGTGGLPAYQAAADAWLDAQAASGFYAGDFKAAIQTAASSVWNGWGYPNFSPETAWAKVVTPGLAAGKTMTDLAADWQQEMKNEAQVVGYTVE
- a CDS encoding mandelate racemase/muconate lactonizing enzyme family protein, which translates into the protein MRISEFRITRFQFARDRVIGDSQVRADDVNIAALELIADTGAVGLGFIQTLFFPLPDQAEIERVFRSEVWPGLEGQPPAGLVHRVGRPRGGNQRATTLPFHEALQVALWDLAAKQVNLPLHRLLGSRRDKVEAYASGLDFHLSDDDFAKFFGHADAIGYRAFKIKVGSPDFDWDLNRLNILKEVVRKDALVMIDANEAWGAKEALVKLTAIRDAGHELLWVEDPILRTDYAGLRMLKDAANWTLINSGEYLDAHGKRLLMEQDATDILNVHGQVTDVMRIGWLAADRGIPVSLGNTFLEVGIHMACALPEVQWLEYSFQNFDHLVDQPVEIRDGWAYAPDRPGHGLVLNETARREWARPNLLPRSELGEAPFNPRVAQALRAA
- a CDS encoding carbohydrate ABC transporter permease — its product is MSAPNSEIVGTRFKDLTPAAWLGRAFAVLVLIVFALFFVVPLVWLLIAPTKTDRQLLLEAPFALGDMGTLLANWQSLMTFQGGLIWTWIGNSVFYCVAALVITLAISIPAGYALAMTEFRGRRLLLVVTLIVMLIPSTALVLPIFLELSAVRLIGNPLSAILPFSFYPFGVYLTYIYFSTAVSRDLLSAARLDGASEWQVFMKIAMPLSTPVIALVGFFSFTGNWNNYFLPYVTLPGRKAPIQVGLAELLSNVPAFNPTNAASTTITLSALALATLLAIAPVLLVFLFAQRYLVSGMTAGGTKE
- a CDS encoding carbohydrate ABC transporter permease gives rise to the protein MSTIEHSAATVALERPRKGMSVERAQGRIGVLFATPYTLFLIAFGILPALYAIYLAFTRKGAFVGFDNFLKVFKDYRFWPAVEHVGIFIVVWLVLLVVLVVTLAILVHSIGLRWFSGAMRFIYYIPGALAGASSVMLWLFVLDPTVSPVSWLLQALGIESFVGAVDASRLPIVLAVIAFWTGAGGWIVIMYGALNNISKDVIEAARVDGAGPVRIAWSIQIPLMRKWIAYMVIMSFAGGTQLFVEPRVLAQASRGVVGQDYSLNQLAFLYAFKQNDFNGSAAISLVLLAVAVALSIYFVFKGGLFERA